TAGTAGAATACGTGTCTGCTTTTGCTTTGCaattgtcttttttttaaggaatattatataaatatatctGTCGGGGCTAAGGTTGTTTTGGAATGGCGTTTGAGTATGTGCTAACAGTTTGCAGTAGACCATCTTCTACGTTGTAAAGCAGGCCGTATACTTGCACTTCTCCATTTTGTACAGCGGTTTGCACGGTGGTGTTCTCAATTATTCTGTTAAACTGCCTTTTGACGTTGCAATGCGACAAATAATGAGATTTCTCACGTTTTGTTTTCAGATGGACTAAGTTTTGCGACTCTTCATGGTACATGGTATCAATGTCATCCAAGTACTTATAAAGGTGTGAACAATTGGCCTCGGGCAGAGCTTCTCTTTGGTTGGTTAAACATGTCTTGATACCCCCACAATCGGTGTGGCCACAAATGATGACCTTGTTCACTTTCAAACAGATAATAGCGAACTCCAAAGTGGCCTTCAAAGTCAAATCCTCTGAATGACATATATTAGCGACGTTTTTCCAGGTAAAAACTTCGCCGGGCAAGACGCCTAAACAGTTTTCGTTATAACGCGAATCGGAACAGCCGATGAAAAGAGTGTGAGGGGACTGGCCCTTACCATTATGATCAGGGAACAAAGTTGGTTGAACGATATTCATCTGAGAGGCCCATTTGCTGTTGGCATCCAAGATATCTTGTAGGTTTGAGTCGTGGCTCAATGTGAATATGGAAGAGGATTGGGGAGCGCTCATTTTGTTGTATAGTTGTGTGGTTATTGTAGTAGTTGGTTTTTCCTGAGTGAGGaagcaagaacaagataGAGATATTTTAACGTATCCTTCAAGAAACACCAACCATCTAGTATTTATATTAGTCGACCATTAATCCATATGATTATTTTAGAATTACTCTTCGAGAGTGAGGGGCAAGAAGAAGCccattaaatttttttcggCTTGATAAGCGTCACGGTGACAATATGAATGAGTCGGGTTGGCGTCAAGTTAGTTCATGCTGACGTCAACATGGACCCGGAACGAACAAATCGTGCGgggtgatggtgatgacgAAAAAAAGCCACGTGACATGAATGCTGCAGTCACGTGACATTATCACGCCATACGGATATTGAATTCTCGGTGCCGAGCCGGCATATCACGTGCGTGCCTGACCCCCTTCACCGAGAATCGGGCGTCGCGGGTCACTCATCAGCCAACCATATCGTAgaaaccttcttttttttttcttggtagCTCGGTATTGTTATTTGGTGATTAAAGGAAGACCctcatatatatatcccGTACAATATATGCATACGTTgaattgaatatatatatatatatgtgcaTGTATATGAGTGAACACAAAAGACTATCTGTATTTCACTGAAACGgttttttagttttattTCATTACTTTCAATTTATTCGCTTTCTTATTGTTTCGTAGATCTATTTAATCAGTACCTTATTACCGGTAACAACCCACCCACACTTCCTTCCCTTCCCCCATATTtataagagaaaaaatgcttAACAGAACCATTGCTAAAAGAACTTTAGCTACGGCAGCTCAGGCAGAACGGACCCTACCCAAGAAATACGGTGGTCGTTTTACCGTCACTTTGATACCAGGTGATGGTGTCGGAAAGGAAATCACCGACTCAGTGAGAACTATCTTCGAGGCTGAAAGGATCCCGGTCGATTGGGAGACCATAAATATCAAACAGACCGATCACAAAGAGGGCGTCTATGAAGCCGTcgaatctttgaaaaggaacaagATTGGCCTGAAGGGGTTATGGCACACTCCTGCTGACCAAACAGGCCATGGTTCGCTAAACGTTGCTTTGCGTAAACAGCTAGACATCTATGCCAATGTAGCCCTATTCAAATCCTTAAAGGGTGTCAAGACCAGAATTCCGGACATAGATCTGATCGTCATTAGAGAGAACACAGAAGGTGAGTTCTCAGGTCTAGAACACGAATCCGTCCCAGGTGTAGTGGAATCCTTGAAGGTTATGACCAAGCCCAAGACGGAAAGGATCGCCAGATTCGCCTTTGATTTTGCCAAAAAATACAACAGAAAAGCTGTTACCGCTGTGCATAAGGCAAATATCATGAAATTAGGAGACGGCCTTTTCAGAAATATAATCACTGAAATCGGTCAGACAGAGTATCCTGACATTGATGTCTCGTCCATCATCGTCGACAATGCCTCCATGCAGGCAGTGGCCAAACCCCACCAATTCGATGTGTTGGTTACCCCTTCAATGTACGGTACTATCTTAGGTAACATCGGTGCTGCTTTGATCGGTGGCCCAGGCCTGGTGGCAGGTGCCAATTTCGGTAGGGACTACGCCGTTTTCGAACCAGGTTCCAGACACGTCGGTTTGGACATCAAGGGTCAAAACGTGGCCAACCCCACTGCTATGATTCTCTCTTCGGTGTTAATGTTAAATCATCTGGGTTTGAATGAGAATGCCACCAGGATCTCAAAGGCTGTTCACGAAACCATTGCAGAAGGTAAACATACCACTAGAGATATAGGTG
The Saccharomyces kudriavzevii IFO 1802 strain IFO1802 genome assembly, chromosome: 14 DNA segment above includes these coding regions:
- the IDH1 gene encoding isocitrate dehydrogenase (NAD(+)) IDH1 (similar to Saccharomyces cerevisiae IDH1 (YNL037C); ancestral locus Anc_2.278), translated to MLNRTIAKRTLATAAQAERTLPKKYGGRFTVTLIPGDGVGKEITDSVRTIFEAERIPVDWETINIKQTDHKEGVYEAVESLKRNKIGLKGLWHTPADQTGHGSLNVALRKQLDIYANVALFKSLKGVKTRIPDIDLIVIRENTEGEFSGLEHESVPGVVESLKVMTKPKTERIARFAFDFAKKYNRKAVTAVHKANIMKLGDGLFRNIITEIGQTEYPDIDVSSIIVDNASMQAVAKPHQFDVLVTPSMYGTILGNIGAALIGGPGLVAGANFGRDYAVFEPGSRHVGLDIKGQNVANPTAMILSSVLMLNHLGLNENATRISKAVHETIAEGKHTTRDIGGSSSTTDFTNEVINKLSTMQ
- the NCE103 gene encoding carbonate dehydratase NCE103 (similar to Saccharomyces cerevisiae NCE103 (YNL036W); ancestral locus Anc_2.275), which gives rise to MSAPQSSSIFTLSHDSNLQDILDANSKWASQMNIVQPTLFPDHNGKGQSPHTLFIGCSDSRYNENCLGVLPGEVFTWKNVANICHSEDLTLKATLEFAIICLKVNKVIICGHTDCGGIKTCLTNQREALPEANCSHLYKYLDDIDTMYHEESQNLVHLKTKREKSHYLSHCNVKRQFNRIIENTTVQTAVQNGEVQVYGLLYNVEDGLLQTVSTYSNAIPKQP